The following coding sequences lie in one Clarias gariepinus isolate MV-2021 ecotype Netherlands chromosome 27, CGAR_prim_01v2, whole genome shotgun sequence genomic window:
- the LOC128514848 gene encoding uncharacterized protein LOC128514848, with the protein MITLFVALYSLLCLCTTGNPTDIKEFQVKTKPGEAVTMECNFSGDKNKKSFAWYRQSFGKVPQVFAREYGGTPGYTFFEGFKDSRFTVTVKDQKFDLNINETREDDGGEYFCGYVEGSTVKFTSGTRLQFEGEEMKPCPTPGTLNKNTHSVTHQGSNSSDEKGEMNKIFALIATNIISVIVIVALVGILLKNQRKGSSSNNHQTPTNQADDEDVLNYAAVSFAKKPSSSRTSRDTSHQDVYAEVKIK; encoded by the exons atgatcacactctttgtggctctttactctctgctttgtctctgcacaactg GAAACCCGACTGACATCAAGGAGTTTCAAGTGAAAACAAAGCCTGGAGAAGCTGTAACTATGGAGTGCAACTTTAGcggggacaaaaacaaaaagagtttTGCTTGGTACAGACAGAGTTTTGGAAAAGTGCCTCAGGTTTTTGCCAGAGAGTACGGTGGCACTCCTGGCTACACATTTTTCGAGGGATTTAAAGATAGCCGCTTCACTGTTACTGTAAAGGACCAAAAGTTTGATCTCAACATTAATGAAACAAGagaagatgatggaggagaatatttctgtggatatgtggagggaagtacagtaaagttcacatctggaacacgtctgcagtttgaag gtgaagagatgaaaccctgtcctacacctggaacacttaacaagaacacacactctgttacacaccagggttcaaacagcagtgacgaaaaag gAGAGATGAATAAGATTTTTGCCTTAATAGCCACCAATATAATATCTGTTATTGTAATTGTGGCTCTGGTTggaattttacttaaaaatcaaagaaaag GTTCTTCATCAAACAACCATCAAACTCCCACCAATCAG GCTGATGATGAAGATGTCTTGAACTATGCAGCTGTGAGTTTTGCTAAGAAACCTTCATCCTCCAGAACATCCAGAGACACGAGCCATCAAGACGTTTATGcagaagttaaaataaaatag